GTATATGACCTATACATTCTAGGGAGCAGCACGCGGCCGCGGGCACACCTATATCTCCGTATATGACCTATAAATTCCGGGCAGCACGCGGCCGCGGGCACACCTATATATCCGTATATGATCTATATATTCTGGGCAGCAGCACACGGCCGCAGGCACACCTATATATCCGTATATGATCTATATATTCTGGGCAGCAGCACATGGCCGCAGGCACACCTATATCTCCGTATATGACCTATACATTCCGGGCAGCACGCGGCCGGGAGCACTTATATATCTGTGCATGACCTATATGTTCTGGGCAGCTCTTGCCCAGCTGCTGAGAACTACTTGCCTGTAACACCCTAACCCCCGTGTACAGAGGTGAGCGGTTCTAGGCGCTTGATAAACCTCGTTTACAGCGTATTGTTTTAGTGGTTGTATCCCGCACCGTCGGTCTGACCATTGTTACCTTTACATTGACAGATGTGCTAAGAAGATTTACCCCACAGAACTGCCCCTCGCCAGCATTGTCATTTGTTTCTACAATGAAGCCTTTTCTGCTCTCCTGAGAACCGTTCACAGCGTCCTCGACCGCACCGCGCCAAATCTCCTACAGGAGATCATACTGGTGGATGATGACAGTGATCTAGGTGAGCACTAGGGGTCCGTGTCTACGCTGCTTCTGGGATTTCATACATGCATGGGGGGAATGGCAGCGGagtgcgccagagatctcttctgtccGCCCGCCGCCGTTCACTGTGATGAACCGCTGTCTGttcacactgagcgagaagctgcTTCAATCCAGTGAGGTGAAACAAAGCGACCTAATGAGCAATTTAGCGTTCAGCGCCTTGTTGGGTCCTGCTTTTACACGGACGACTATCGGTCAAAATCACACGTTCTAAGTCTTTTTTCAGCCATTAGTTGGCCCGTGTTAAAGCTCTCTAACAGAATGACGTGCGACTAAAGGGTCTGTCCAAGACAAAATATGATCTGTTTTTCCAGAAATTGCACCGTCTTTGAATGGGTTTTGGTTGATATTGTTGCTGAtcctccattcaagtgaatgaagaTGAACTGCAATACCTGACACAGCCTGTGGACAGACATGGCGCTGTTGCTGTTTTTGAGTCACGGACTAACTCCTTAAtatagaaaaaatgaaaatgtcccTGTTAAGATAATGAAAGAATTCTGTATACACACGGAATGGCTacattattagagacccccatctagtagcatgttggccctcttttggccttcagttTGTTGTGGGAtccatcgattcatgctgcttctgctcaattctgacctcccatcagcagaaTAAAACCGAAATCTGGATCCatgtgaccaggagatgtttttccacttctCAGTGATGccttttttgcactcttttgccctctggagtctgtttctcttagacacaatggtgctggaagtgGCCACTTGCTGTTCTAGCCCATCCGTGCTGAGGAGCAGTAAGCTGTACATTGAGCTGTACGTTAGTTGGAGCCCTGGGGTTTTACTTGGCTGCTCTTCACTCTGAAGTGTATGTGGGTCAAAATGATTCTTGacgtcctcctctgacccctttcagtccACAGGATCCACTTTTGCTGGAAGTGCCATATTGATCACCCATCTcaatatactctccacactgttacatgagaaatccccacgtggttggcagtgacaccccggccccggctagtctagcaccgatgaccgggccttgttggaagtcgctcagatcgctggattctcccatctaatgtggattcacactgaaactgatccacagaaaacttgtcatgtgattttatgccgcactccggggtcataattttcatacagggaagcgccaattgtgagagggccggggctctaataaaggggtcgcTCAGTGTGTGTATATCGTGATTGCTTAACATGCTTTAATTTAGATAATTTTATATAAAACGCTTTTTGTCGATATAGAAGCGGTAACAACCGCGCTCCGTTGTGTAATCCGACCATCCTTCCATGTGATCCTTCCTGTATAATAACATATTTGTCTTGAGGTCCAGGACTGGATAATCTGGTGTGATGTTCTTTCGAGATGGTTTCAGTAGCGCCATTTTACAGTATATGGAATTTACTGATTAACTGTTAACTTTTTATtggggaggttaaaaaaaaaaatttaaggcaATTCCTCTGAGAGGTTACTGGACAGCCCCGCTTCAATAGGACccattatattaaccctttccaatccaattttggactgAGGGTTTCCCAAAAAGCTttgtttttgctgttatacaacagcgtcaatcagaatgtaggaagatgtcagacagtggcttggaaagagttaaaataaAGTGAACTATACTTGCCGCTCCACAGCCGCCGGGATCCATCTCTGTCGCAGGAAATcgggtgactgttgcagccaatagaAGAATGCAGCACCACTgttcattctcctggcattgacGTTCACATCCGGAGTGCCATGATGCCGGGAGTTCGGAAGCGTGACAATGCAGCATCTCGTTAGCTGCTGCAGTCATCTGATTTTCTGTGACCtcctctatgggtcagtacaagtaTGGTGATGCCACATCTGTCCTTTCTTTTTTGCTACCTCTGCGCAATAAGGGCAAGATATATTCACCTCCACTGCTCCCGCTGTACCGCTGCCCGGACCCTCCTGGACTTGCAGCAGTCACTACCGCAGCATCTAAGGGTTTACTTCTGCAGTGCTGCCCTACTGGGACTTCCCTGCGAACAGTACATGGCTCACCCGCACTATTGGGCATTAAAACTTCATCCACCATATAAAAATGGCGCTGAAGAGATAATAAGGGACGTTTTGGATTATCGCCGTGTTTGCGGATTAGAATCTGGTGTAGGACTGTATTTGCTGATGCAAGATCAGCTGGACTCCCCAATGTTTGGGGACAtatcatattaaccctttgcaatccaattttggattcagggtttcctagggttttttttttctttctgccattatacaacagcgtcatctgctggctagagccagtgctgcggtatgggacatgctggagaggcccccgaccacagagctgccagtaatatacagtaagaataccctgccggccgtcttccttcaatcagaatgtctgaagatgtcagacagtggattggaaagggttaagcctatATCCTACCATTTAGCTTTTTTACCTTTCCTTTTCCAGATGATCTGAAGAAGCCGTTAGATGATTACATCAAGGAAAACCTCCCCAACAAGGTGAAGCTAGTGAGAAACAAGCAGCGGCAAGGACTTATCCGCGGCCGGATGGTTGGAGCCTCTCATGCTACGGGTAGGAATGTTTTGCACCGACTTGTATTTATTGCCAGCTGAACAATCCACTACAATCATCAGGAAAAGCTTTGGCCAGCCGTTCGTTTCCTCTTAGCCtcactataaaaaaaaagagtaaagggtCGTCCCAACGAGACGATCCCTATAGGAGGAAAGTCCTAAGATGATAAACCTATAAAGGGGGAGAGATGTGACAATTGTTCTAACATGCCGCTACGTTGAATGCCAGGTTTGCTATCGGTTTAAGTATCCTTTAACTGCTGCAATACTTCACTTTCTGTGAATACACGGGCGAGTTCTGAACATGCAGGAAATGTTTATTTAAAGGGACCTGTCacgccctcatgtccgcggggctgcTGTGTAACTTTGCAGCGTTGCTTACACTATCACTGCTCTTTCCTCCCTACTCGCCGCAGTTTTCCCATTCCGATTGTCCTAAGATTTGGTTGCCAGTACTGTGAATGTCAAGTGGGCGGTTTCCACCACTTTCTGTCTGCCATCATACTTTCACAATGAGTGCCAGGAACCAAATCTAAGAAGAGCCTGTACAGGGGAACATAGGTGAGTAGGGTGAAAAGGGCGTCAATAGTGTCTGCAGGGCCGCGGCTGCAAAGCTGACATGACGGGTTCTCCCTAAGACACTACTGTAGTAGCTACTGCCGTATATTCTGGCATTGCAGAAATAATCACAAGCTAAGATTTCCTGCTGCGGAAAATACGCACCAAacctgctacatgtgaacgcaccctgaatgTTCTCATCACAGATGTGTAAGATGTCCTCTGCTGTACTTTCAGGTGATGTTCTGGTGTTCCTGGACAGTCACTGTGAGGTCAATGAGATGTGGTTGCAGCCTCTGCTCAGTCCCATCAAGGAAAATCGCAAGACGGTGGTGTGTCCGGTCATCGACATCATCAGCGCCGACACTCTAATATACAGCTCGTCTCCCGTAGTGCGCGGTGGATTTAATTGGGGCCTCCACTTTAAATGGGACCCGGTGCCTCTGTCTGAGCTGGGAGGTCCTGACGGATTTACCGCTCCTTTCCGGTAAGGCTTCTATGTTTAATCTTCGGGTTTCGCCTTTGCAGACAATATTTTATGGATTAGGATAGACACTAGCTTattaaaagtaattggacatctgaggcgcgttgttggaagtatggccgaccattcaaAGGGAATTACCagattgtcggcagcacattattgtctagaagatCAGGTCACACcttcatgttcatggttcttgtcactacaacttaCGAGATCATGTCACGTACAACATAACAGAACCTTTGCCATACTTGCCTGTTGGCAAGTAGAAGGCGTCCCCTTCATCCTCCACAACCAGGgacatccatctgatgtgaaaatggagtagcatgattcatcactccatagaacgttcttccattactcaactgtccaatgacgacgacTCTTGCACAATTCCAGACTGCCTGATGCGGTGGTCTTCATGAAGAACAGCTGTCCAACACTGTGCggttcccgtcacaaactatggcggCCACcaccaagggtctgcatcttatggaGCATGGCTTAGGACACGTAACATGCTAATAACACatggtccaaatacttttggtaggagagtGTACCGATGCCCTTCCACCCCGACTAGTTTTGGCGACGTCCGACCTGACATCCAGCCTGCAGAATGTTGTTTTGTAGAGGGTTGGGCAGAGAAAGAACAGGCAGCAACATAAGATGTTCACTGTAGTAGTTAAACTCGAAGTTTGTTTTCCTCTTGTAAAGCTGCACAACATCACAAGCGTTATTACCGGATTCCTGTCATAGTTGTCTCTGTACTCCGTGTCCCAGATTGCAGCGGCCTGGAAAGAGGCGGCTCCGCGCTGCCATGGGCTGCCAATGGCTCTCATAGCAGAGTTCTGGCAGGGACACCATGTGAATATTTGACCCGCTGCTCTGGATCGGGAATCTGAAGGATTAATTGGACCAAGAAATGGATCGTATTCGAGTCTATTAGCCTGATTGTTTATGGGAAAACGTTATGTGGTTTTGTTGGCGCCGTATCTGTAGCTCTATAAATTCACGGCAGCAATATGGAAATGATTTCTTAactttccagaactgggctgcgCAGAAGAAAAAGAAACCCTTCCCAGAAGCGATCAAACACTTAACACCGTCATCTGTTTTGTATCCACCTCACTAATGTTAGTCGGTCTTTACCGATGATTGTTAGTTTACTTCTTCGGTAATACTGGTTGGCACGTAAGAATATTTTCCGGCACACGGGTCCTACGGCTGGAGTCATGATATAGATAGAAGTGagatgttgcgtacaggtaacaGTAAACTTTACACGGGGGTTGGAGGAAACAACGCTGTCCCATTAAAAAAAGAGTACTGGAATATGTATTAGAAACTTGGCGCATGTCACTATTTGCTTTTTCTCCTATAGAACTTCACATTTACATCCAAGAGGCTCAGCTACATGGTTGCAGCTATATAGGGAGTTGTGCATGCCGGTGTGTAATTCGGGAGAATTGATGACTGGGATAAAAAGGGTCTTCTGGGGCCATTGATATGGATGACACAtacttgggataggtcatccatcTCAGATCAGGGGTCcgctactgatcagctgttttaacAGACCATGGCGCTAGACCAGTGCCGCagcctcttcactgcataccaggcacagcactgtatgTTTTCGTGGCGGTGCCTGCTGTAGTAGCTCAATCCCGTTCACAtggatgggactgagctgctcttggGCCATGGGACCAATGAACATGATGCCACAGGCCTCTTCAAATGACTGATTGTCATGAAGTTCTGGATGGTAGACTCTTACTGATCTGATATTAATGATCAAGATTTTGGTCCTATACATTCCCTTACCCCTTTCTTAGAGTTGCCCTCTGGTCCTTTGTCCAGGAggagttatattacctggtgccACCCTCTTTCCGTTTGGGCACTAGCCCCTCTTTATTCTTCCAACATGGCTGCAGCTTTACTGTCACTACTAAGTACACATGGTGCATTGGTAGTcactgtgcattttactgcctgattggccaacactgctcacatgagcagtgcaGGCCAATCGGAGTAgagtgtaatgtcttagactgcTTGATGTACATTGTGCACTGGTAGTACATCTGGTAGTCTAAGAATTACTGTGGCCACCTTGGAACATATGAAGGAGGACCCCAGGAGTGGGTaccacgtttccctgaaaataagacccatccTTATTTTTAggaaatgggggtgggggtggggatcttgaaaataagccctggctcaCTGACCTAAAAGGAATACAGTACCTAGCAGGCCGGGTCCAAGTACCTCTCGCTTCTCTCCAGAGCTCTGGCGTGCTTTTTGCAGTCTTTAGCCAcctacagaagatcgcttcctggttacaggattcataaatcccacctccaggaagtgatggttcCGATTGGTTCttaagcgctgctcagccaatcaatgtagcactcgatgaaccagtgCGATGGCTTTGATTTGGTTCATCGACTGACGCATTAATTGAGTGAGCAGCGGAGGAAGAACCAATTGCAGCCATCGTATTGCGGAGGCTGGATTTATGAGTtggtcaatcaatgcagcggctcagccaattcctaAATCCTGCCCCCacgatgcaatggctgtgattggctgagcagcggtcaaagaaccaatcacagccattgcgttgtggaggcaggatttatgaattgcctgagccacggcattgatttGGCCAActcataaatccagcctccacaacgcaatggctgcgattggctgagcagcggacgAAGAACCAATCGcaaccattgcattggttcatttagcgctgcattgattggtgtgctcagtaaccaatcagagccatcgattcctggaggtgagatttatgaatcccgtaaccaggaagtgatcttctgtgggtggcgaAGGAAGCAGTCTGGAGAGTAGCGGGAGGGATCCGGACCGAGCCTGTTAGGTAAGTAACCTAACAGGGAAACCCGGTAGATCAGCGGCCGAACCGGGAAGAGTATGACACTAGGTAATATATCTCTAGCCTCCGGTCTCAGAACTAATTTTGTCCCGGGACTGGAGGGACACTTGGAACGCATCCCATCAAAATACAATCCTTATGCTTTCATGAAAGGGATTTCTGAGATTAAAATGTGGCGATTTCATTCCAGAAACGTCCACATTCTTCTCCAGGCAGCATCGAGTATTGCAGCTTGCTGCGGCAGAGCTTCAGTAGGCATACAGCGCCATGGAGAAGATTGGCGCTGTTAAATCCTAAACAACACCGTAAaatttggatgatttttttcctgcctgacaGCAGATATAAAGTTTTTGTAGTTATGTGATTTTGCCCTAACATATGTAACTTTGTGCTCTGCTTCTATTGCAGATCTCCTACTATGGCTGGAGGCCTTTTCGCAATGGACCGAGAGTATTTTAATACACTGGGGCAGTATGACAGCGGCATGGACATCTGGGGTGGAGAAAATCTGGAGATATCATTTCGGGTAACTAGAGAAAGGTTTAGAAAATGTTCTTGTTATAAAAGTAATCTTTTAACCCCCTCCTCACCCCACCCAGGACATGGAATACTGGGATATACACCAGTTGTGAGAACAGGGGGGTCCAAAAGGTTCCTGAATGAATGGAGGTCATGCACGTGGGCCATTACTCTATTCATCTCAATGGGAGTGCCAGAGATTGCTGAACTTTTATAGTGAAGGAAGACCTCATTGGAGCCATGTAGCTGGCAGACATGGAGGGCCGCTTTAAGTCAGAGCAGACCTTGCCTTGAGCCCTTAAGGCATAGTAAATGGCTTAAACATCATATATTGAATAGCTGCATTTGTATAGCACCCGTAGGCAAAAGTAAGGCATTGTAGGGTCGGTATAGGAGGTAAACGGGTCTCTGAACAGCATCAGGGAGGAAGTCTGTAAAGTGTACCAGCAGCCCAGGGGTCCAAACCAAAAGCGAAACGACAGCAGTCCTAGAGAAAAAAACACCATTCAGAATGAGAGACAATAGGTTAATGCGCATTGCCAAAAGACATGGTCCTGTGTCAAGTCCAAGGAGAAGGAATCTGTACTATTGTCTGTAAAGATGTGGTCCCATGTTGGCCAACGAAGGCCATCGCGGTAGACCTGAAGAGAGAGGGCCCCGTCTTGAGCAGGCTGTAAGGCTTTCTTGGCGGTGGTGTAGTTTCAGGTCCTGGTGGTGGCCCTCTCGGGGAGGGGGTGCTGGGAAGTAGTGCAAGTACCAGACAGAGCACCGGGCCCTGGTACAAGCATTTTCTAATCCTTATTCCTTTGTCAGTGGTATATAAAGACAGCCGGCTGTTGCGGGCCTTAATGGTTCATGTTTGCTTTCAGATCTGGATGTGCGGTGGGAGCCTCCTCATTGTACCCTGCTCCAGGGTTGGGCATATATTCCGAAAGAGACGTCCCTATGGGTCACCTGGCGGCCATGACACTATGGCTCATAATTCCTTACGCTTAGCACATGTGTGGATGGATGACTATAAGGTAATTTGCTCTTAACTCTTTATACAAATCTCCATTCTCCTCTTATCATGAAATTGGTCCTGTGAAGCACCAGTTGGGTTGTGAGTTGACCGGTCTCTCTACATCCCTCCATCACCTCTATGGTTGCTGGCGACCTTTCCGTGAGCTTCTCGAACAAACAAATGCTACGTTAACCAAATCCTACCGGGTCTAATAATAAAGTGTAGCAAAGAATTACacggctaaaggcccattttgtAGGAACGATCACTTCCCTGATGATCGGCGCACGTCAATGTTCGTTCATCAACTAATCATTCTAAACAAATGTGCAAAGCTGCCATGTGATCGTCCGTAGCCTCCATATGTGGAAACTTAGGCCCTGGCATAATGGTTTTTCTACCTGTTGCATGTGAAGTAAGAGGCGAAGTGGGAACCGTAAGTTACGCATGTGTTCTAAGCATTGAGGCGCGTAATAACCGCCCTTTTATTCCTTTTCTGCCCAGGAGCAGTATTTTGCCCTCAGACCGGAGCTCAGGAACCGAGACTTCGGAGACATCAGTGAGCGACTAGCCTTGAGGAACAGACTGAATTGCAAGACCTTTAAGTGGTATCTGGACAATATTTACCCTGAAATGCAAATTTCCGGTCCCAATGCCAAAGCCCAACCGCCTGTATTTGTCAATAGAGGCCAAAAACGACCCAAAATCCTACAACGTGGGAGGGTAAGATGGTCATTCCTATCAGGATCTCTAGATTTACTGTTATAAATGTGCAAAATGGTTCTAGAAATAAAGATAAAAACCGTCCTGTGAGAATGTAGAGTTGTTATTCCCttaaggccggctttacacgagcgtgacgggctccgctgcgaaatattccgcagtgaagcccgtcacggcgccccccagagaccccatacttaccagcggaagatagcgtgaagacgcttccccgcccaccgccgtcgtgtcatgtgacacgcccaccgcgtcacatgacgcgggcgGCCATGTCACGTGACGCGTCGGCCGCGTcgtatgacgcgcggcggtaggcggggaagcgttttttcacgctatcttccgctggttgcagcgggagatagcgtgaacggacggcttccattgactgcaatggaagccgtcagcgcgtacacccgcggcaaatggaacatgctgcgggtgaggacggaagatttcacggtgcgaaattccgcggtggaattccgcaccgtgagcattgtgctattaggttcaatggaacctaatagctgcgggcaacgcagcggatttttgccgcggatttacgcggcgtaaatccgttcgtgggaagaagGCCTAAGGGTGCAGATATGTTGTCACCTACGAACAGAGGGTTTGAATGTTTTTCATCACTCTGCTCTGAGAGCCATaacttaatttttccattgatgtagccGATGGAGAAATTGTGTTTTACAGAGGGA
This genomic window from Eleutherodactylus coqui strain aEleCoq1 chromosome 12, aEleCoq1.hap1, whole genome shotgun sequence contains:
- the GALNT11 gene encoding polypeptide N-acetylgalactosaminyltransferase 11; the protein is MGSAALRCFCYGCLFTSVTWTLLLFIYFNFSEESVRHVSVKGLEPYRPFPKKSYPRLSDGANKGRAGDPIGNFVETNGNFSPEMGMIFNEQDQDVRDVGYQKHAFNMLISNRLGYHRDVPDTREPKCAKKIYPTELPLASIVICFYNEAFSALLRTVHSVLDRTAPNLLQEIILVDDDSDLDDLKKPLDDYIKENLPNKVKLVRNKQRQGLIRGRMVGASHATGDVLVFLDSHCEVNEMWLQPLLSPIKENRKTVVCPVIDIISADTLIYSSSPVVRGGFNWGLHFKWDPVPLSELGGPDGFTAPFRSPTMAGGLFAMDREYFNTLGQYDSGMDIWGGENLEISFRIWMCGGSLLIVPCSRVGHIFRKRRPYGSPGGHDTMAHNSLRLAHVWMDDYKEQYFALRPELRNRDFGDISERLALRNRLNCKTFKWYLDNIYPEMQISGPNAKAQPPVFVNRGQKRPKILQRGRLINMQTNRCLVAQGHPSQKGGLVVAKDCDFNDSDQIWTYNEEHELILSNLLCLDMSETRSSDPPRLMKCHGSGGSQQWVFGKNNRLYQVSVGQCLKLTDSLSHKGYVAMAICDGSPAQQWHLDN